From a single Eremothecium sinecaudum strain ATCC 58844 chromosome III, complete sequence genomic region:
- a CDS encoding HCL691Cp (Non-syntenic homolog of Ashbya gossypii AER401W; Syntenic homolog of Saccharomyces cerevisiae YDR368W (YPR1) and YOR120W (GCY1)), translating into MVEIKDSSDVLTLNTGAKIPVIGLGTFRAEKNEVYNAVLHALKNGYRHIDTAALYGNEQEVGKAIKDSGVPREELFITTKLWVSQFRDPERALNGCLRRLGLDYVDLYLLHFPRPHKENDLDGDTLNISNALVLPFVYDEEWNFVKTWRLAQKLPETGKTRAVGVSNFDVNNLKELLDDPELKVIPAVNQIEISVCLPRDDVVEFCKSKNILVEAYSPLGSTGAPVAKEPEVIELAEKYGVSPVQVLINYPINRGLIVLPKSITKERIDANLKTFKIESEDMEKLHNVHKRTGLRSIYDGWAGLE; encoded by the coding sequence ATGGTCGAAATTAAAGATAGTTCAGATGTGTTAACATTGAACACTGGTGCTAAGATTCCTGTGATTGGATTGGGAACTTTTCGTGCAGAAAAGAACGAAGTGTACAACGCTGTTTTGCATGCATTGAAAAACGGCTACAGGCATATCGATACCGCGGCACTTTACGGAAATGAACAAGAAGTTGGTAAAGCCATTAAGGATTCTGGAGTGCCAAGGGAGGAATTGTTTATTACTACGAAGTTGTGGGTCTCCCAGTTTAGAGACCCTGAAAGGGCTTTAAATGGATGTTTAAGACGTCTGGGTTTGGACTATGTTGACCTATACTTGCTTCATTTCCCAAGACCTCACAAGGAAAACGACTTGGATGGAGATACCCTAAATATTTCAAATGCTTTGGTACTTCCTTTCGTGTACGATGAAGAATGGAATTTCGTGAAAACCTGGCGTCTTGCTCAAAAGTTACCAGAGACTGGTAAAACTAGAGCTGTTGGTGTGTCTAACTTTGACGTCAATAACTTGAAGGAGCTTTTGGATGATCCAGAACTAAAAGTGATTCCTGCGGTCAATCAGATTGAAATCTCTGTCTGCCTTCCAAGAGATGATGTTGTAGAATTTTGCAAGAGCAAGAACATTTTGGTTGAAGCGTACTCTCCTTTGGGCTCTACGGGCGCTCCTGTTGCAAAGGAACCAGAGGTCATTGAGCTTGCTGAAAAGTACGGTGTTTCTCCAGTGCAAGTTTTGATCAACTATCCCATCAACAGAGGCCTTATTGTGCTACCAAAATCAATCACTAAAGAAAGAATTGATGCCAACCTTAAGACGTTTAAAATAGAAAGTGAAGATATGGAAAAACTCCATAACGTTCACAAGAGAACTGGCTTGAGGAGTATATATGATGGTTGGGCCGGTCTCGAATAA
- a CDS encoding HCL690Wp (Non-syntenic homolog of Ashbya gossypii ABL003C; Syntenic homolog of Saccharomyces cerevisiae YGR055W (MUP1)) has product MRNYFRATKESIPTAPGNGEAETLIVRLDEGRRRLGTLSAIGLICNKIVGTGIFVVTSNMYRLTGSVGLTLILWVIGATFAMAGLYVYMEYGTAMPRNGGEKNYLEFVFKRPKFFVTSLYAAHIVLHGSSVATSVFGAQMVLVALNAQITSWSMRGLAIAILFFLSVVNGVSVKTGLYIQNTLGSFKILIITVMSIIGFVALAGGIKNAAGTANFKNAFEGSGDVNIYEIVTALYNVFWAFAGYGSVNYALGEVQNPIRTLKIAGPLSLVLLTVLYMLVNIAYFAVIPKDVIRNSELQIAVDFFGIAFGFNARRFSAAIIALSAIGNMSSSVFMQARIIQQLGREGVLPFSNFFASSRPFNSPMVGLMENFIACTITIIIPPSGDVYNLMLNLGGYPMNIINTAISGGLLWTYWQHRKGRIHWNPPIKAGVVITTFFLVGSIYMVIAPYVPPSDGGNIYHSIPYWTHCVLAWGIFAIGGIYWCFWTRVLPRYGNYKLTYAEVLGEDGFWRNNIVKVYKDETRPAANYNSETNSNISTQGKGGSEEYIK; this is encoded by the coding sequence ATGAGAAACTACTTCCGCGCAACAAAGGAGTCAATTCCAACCGCTCCTGGCAATGGAGAGGCAGAAACTCTCATTGTGAGGCTGGATGAAGGTCGTAGACGGCTAGGCACTTTGTCGGCCATAGGTTTAATTTGCAATAAAATTGTCGGAACGGGTATATTTGTTGTCACGTCCAATATGTACAGGCTTACCGGGTCAGTTGGCCTAACTTTGATTTTATGGGTTATAGGTGCCACCTTTGCCATGGCTGGATTATATGTTTACATGGAATACGGTACTGCTATGCCGCGTAATGGAGGCGAGAAGAACTATTTGGAGTTTGTATTCAAAAGACCAAAATTCTTTGTAACGTCACTGTACGCTGCCCACATTGTGCTGCATGGGTCATCGGTTGCTACTTCTGTTTTTGGCGCGCAGATGGTGCTTGTAGCGCTGAACGCGCAGATCACTAGTTGGAGTATGCGGGGGCTGGCTATTGCTATTCTGTTTTTCTTGAGCGTAGTCAACGGAGTAAGCGTCAAGACAGGGTTATATATCCAAAACACGTTGGGATCGTTTAAAATTCTCATAATCACAGTCATGTCGATTATAGGATTTGTTGCTCTTGCCGGAGGTATCAAAAACGCTGCTGGTACAGCAAACTTTAAAAACGCATTTGAAGGTTCTGGCGACGTGAATATTTATGAAATCGTGACTGCGTTGTATAATGTTTTCTGGGCGTTTGCTGGGTATGGGAGCGTGAACTATGCTTTGGGGGAGGTTCAAAATCCTATCAGGACGCTAAAAATAGCCGGTCCGTTATCGCTGGTGCTTTTGACGGTTCTGTACATGCTTGTTAACATAGCGTACTTTGCGGTTATCCCAAAAGATGTCATACGTAATTCGGAACTCCAGATTGCGGTTGATTTTTTTGGCATTGCATTTGGGTTTAATGCTAGACGGTTTTCAGCGGCTATTATTGCACTGAGCGCAATAGGCAATATGAGTAGCTCCGTTTTCATGCAAGCGAGAATCATCCAACAGCTAGGCAGGGAGGGCGTGTTACCTTTCTCTAACTTTTTTGCGTCTTCGCGGCCTTTTAATTCTCCAATGGTGGGATTGATGGAGAACTTTATTGCATGCACTATTACCATCATTATACCGCCATCGGGAGATGTATATAATTTGATGTTAAACTTAGGCGGGTACCCAATGAACATCATAAATACGGCAATCAGTGGAGGACTTCTGTGGACTTACTGGCAGCACAGGAAGGGTAGAATTCATTGGAACCCCCCTATTAAAGCAGGGGTTGTTATTACGACATTTTTCCTGGTCGGCAGCATATATATGGTCATTGCCCCATATGTTCCTCCATCGGACGGGGGAAATATCTATCACTCTATACCTTACTGGACTCACTGCGTTTTAGCGTGGGGCATTTTTGCCATAGGAGGGATTTATTGGTGTTTCTGGACTCGCGTGTTGCCTAGGTACGGGAACTATAAGTTGACTTATGCAGAAGTACTTGGAGAGGACGGGTTTTGGAGGAACAATATCGTAAAGGTATACAAAGACGAAACTCGTCCTGCAGCAAACTATAACAGTGAAACAAACTCCAATATCTCCACTCAAGGGAAGGGTGGATCAGAAGAGTACATAAAATAG
- a CDS encoding pepsin-like aspartic protease (Non-syntenic homolog of Ashbya gossypii AGL192W; Syntenic homolog of Saccharomyces cerevisiae YLR121C (YPS3), YDR144C (MKC7) and YLR120C (YPS1); Tandem gene duplication in Saccharomyces cerevisiae), translated as MKFPGFSIAICLLVGSSLIRANPIPKSYSNPQYLQLGLKKSRVGINEIERVADEFKEVQKLTYYPYKLELKNRGFFYTVDLKIGTPEQTVSVLLDTGSSDLWVVGSNVRCSSSEPNDDCKEYGAFDTSQSSTWSSNGTDFYISYLDNSSASGVWGMDILKINDLNIDGATLAVANESSTSLAVLGVGLSAVETTNIVYPYYTYDNIPLILKRNGVIARNVYSLFTNKLEAASGSILFGGIDHEKYSGKLLTMPVVNVAPDVSPDPMHLAVILSGLTYSTMGDKIDPFCSRIPAILDSGSSGTYFPKAIVEQIAELLGAVWDEEIGAYGGQCAASSDTLDFDFGGINISVPLSAFIIKKDSTCYYLIFPFENDLVLLGATFLSHAYVVYDLDRLEISMAQASYSSVEDIEPIIDDVPRSEKAPGYSFDWNYYDDQ; from the coding sequence atgaaatttCCTGGATTTTCTATTGCTATTTGCTTGCTGGTTGGCAGTTCATTGATCAGGGCTAATCCGATTCCCAAATCGTATAGCAATCCTCAATACCTCCAGTTGGGCCTGAAAAAATCCCGGGTTGGCATTAATGAGATCGAACGAGTTGCTGATGAATTTAAGGAGGTGCAGAAGCTCACCTATTATCCCTATAAGCTTGAACTAAAAAATCGAGGTTTTTTTTATACTGTCGATCTCAAAATTGGTACACCTGAGCAAACGGTGTCAGTACTACTTGACACTGGGTCAAGTGATTTATGGGTTGTGGGTTCTAATGTACGCTGTAGCTCTTCAGAACCAAATGACGATTGTAAAGAATATGGTGCATTTGATACCAGTCAGTCATCCACCTGGTCATCAAATGGCACCGACTTTTATATTAGTTACCTTGACAACAGTTCCGCAAGTGGTGTATGGGGTATGgatattttgaagataaaTGATCTTAATATTGACGGCGCAACTCTTGCTGTCGCAAACGAATCTTCTACTTCTCTCGCTGTGCTTGGTGTTGGTCTATCTGCTGTTGAAACAACAAATATAGTGTATCCATATTATACTTACGATAACATACCCCTAATATTAAAGCGTAATGGTGTAATTGCAAGGAATGTATATTCTTTGTTCACTAACAAATTAGAAGCTGCTTCAGGATCTATTCTTTTTGGAGGTATCGATCATGAGAAGTACAGCGGCAAGTTGCTGACCATGCCAGTCGTTAATGTTGCACCAGACGTGAGTCCTGACCCAATGCATCTTGCTGTGATATTAAGTGGTCTAACCTACAGCACTATGGGTGATAAGATTGACCCTTTCTGCTCAAGAATACCAGCCATTCTAGACAGTGGAAGCAGTGGCACCTACTTCCCAAAGGCAATTGTCGAGCAAATAGCAGAATTATTAGGCGCTGTATGGGACGAAGAAATCGGAGCATATGGAGGCCAGTGTGCGGCCTCTAGTGACACTTTAGATTTTGACTTTGGCGGTATAAATATTAGTGTTCCACTCTCAGCTTTTATTATAAAGAAAGACTCCACATGTTATTACCTAATTTTTCCATTTGAGAATGATTTGGTCCTTTTGGGTGCCACATTCTTGAGTCATGCTTATGTGGTCTACGACTTAGATAGGCTAGAAATCTCGATGGCTCAAGCTTCCTACAGTTCtgttgaagatattgaGCCAATCATAGATGATGTTCCAAGATCCGAAAAAGCTCCAGGTTACTCTTTTGATTGGAACTATTATGACGATCAATAA